In one window of Henckelia pumila isolate YLH828 chromosome 1, ASM3356847v2, whole genome shotgun sequence DNA:
- the LOC140876339 gene encoding protein NRT1/ PTR FAMILY 1.2-like has translation MIEEEGELPLLEPRSRDDEVEYDNDKGGFRTLPFIIGTEGLEKMATFGLNPNMTVYMMGQYQMGMTTASNILFIWSSATNFMPIIWAIIADSFLGQFYAIGLGTIICFLGVLLLWSTTIIPNARPPPCDETSSNGLCYSPTFNQLAFLCSAFGLISVGAGGIRSSCLAFGANQLRKGHFKKTSCVKDSYFSWYYVSYTFSILIAYTCVVYIQDNLGWSAGFAVPAALMLVAVFVFFSASLWYIKPESKTSLVTNVVKVVAAAYRNRHVKLSDRTDVLYHRKSGSSNVPPSRKLRFLNKACVVKDPRYDTHANHLCTVDQVEELKSLLRIIPIWSTGMIMFVNVSQPSFLVLQATKMNRKISSFEFPAASFSMFSVLSIIVWVIFYDRAFLPLASKVRGRRVRISTRTRMGLGIFLSFIAMLVTSAVEGIRRTGVASNMSALWLIPQYCLTGFAEASNAIAQNEFYFSELPRSMWCIAATLNGIGLALANLIASLILNCVDVISKEGGHESWISDDIDKGHYDYYFLVLAGLSMANMLYFIVCSSAYGPSKAERNLPEEEDEF, from the exons ATGATCGAGGAAGAAGGTGAGCTGCCTCTTCTGGAGCCGCGTAGTCGGGACGATGAAGTTGAATATGATAATGACAAGGGTGGATTCAGGACTTTGCCCTTTATCATTG GGACGGAAGGATTGGAGAAGATGGCAACTTTTGGGTTGAATCCAAATATGACAGTTTATATGATGGGACAGTATCAAATGGGAATGACCACTGCATcaaatatattgtttatttggTCATCGGCGACAAATTTTATGCCAATTATATGGGCTATCATTGCAGATTCTTTCTTGGGCCAATTTTATGCCATCGGACTTGGAACGATAATATGCTTTctg GGAGTGCTGCTTCTGTGGTCGACTACGATCATCCCAAATGCGAGACCGCCTCCATGCGACGAAACCAGTAGCAATGGCCTCTGCTACTCCCCCACATTCAACCAGCTCGCGTTCCTGTGCAGCGCATTCGGCCTGATCTCCGTCGGAGCCGGAGGGATCCGGTCGTCGTGTCTAGCCTTCGGTGCGAATCAGCTCAGAAAAGGACATTTCAAGAAGACATCATGTGTAAAAGACAGCTATTTCAGCTGGTACTATGTGTCCTACACTTTCTCCATCCTCATTGCCTACACATGTGTCGTTTACATTCAAGACAACTTGGGATGGAGCGCCGGTTTCGCCGTCCCCGCCGCCCTGATGTTGGTAGCCGTTTTCGTGTTCTTCTCGGCTTCCTTGTGGTACATCAAACCGGAGAGTAAAACGAGCTTAGTGACGAATGTTGTGAAGGTCGTCGCTGCTGCTTACCGAAACCGACATGTAAAACTGTCCGATAGAACCGATGTCTTGTACCATCGCAAGAGCGGCTCATCAAATGTTCCCCCCAGTCGGAAGCTCAG GTTTCTGAACAAGGCTTGCGTAGTGAAAGATCCACGGTACGACACACATGCAAATCATCTTTGCACGGTGGATCAAGTCGAGGAGCTCAAGTCGTTGCTACGGATAATCCCGATATGGTCTACGGGAATGATCATGTTCGTAAACGTATCCCAGCCCTCATTTCTGGTACTCCAAGCCACAAAAATGAACAGAAAAATATCGTCTTTCGAGTTTCCTGCGGCCTCGTTCAGCATGTTTTCAGTCCTATCCATCATAGTATGGGTCATTTTCTACGACCGTGCGTTTCTTCCATTAGCATCCAAAGTCAGGGGGCGGCGGGTTCGGATCAGTACTAGAACAAGAATGGGACTCGGGATATTTCTCTCGTTCATCGCCATGTTGGTTACGTCTGCTGTCGAAGGCATCCGACGGACGGGAGTCGCGTCCAACATGTCAGCACTGTGGCTCATACCACAATATTGCCTCACAGGCTTCGCTGAGGCATCGAACGCGATCGCGCAAAACGAGTTCTATTTTTCGGAGCTTCCGAGAAGTATGTGGTGTATAGCTGCAACACTGAATGGGATTGGATTGGCTTTGGCGAATTTGATCGCGAGTTTGATACTGAATTGTGTCGATGTGATCTCGAAAGAAGGCGGGCACGAGAGCTGGATTTCGGACGATATCGATAAGGGTCACTATGATTATTACTTCCTGGTTCTTGCGGGATTGAGCATGGCTAATATGTTGTATTTCATTGTTTGTAGCAGTGCTTATGGTCCATCGAAAGCGGAAAGAAATCTtccagaagaagaagatgagttCTGA
- the LOC140872704 gene encoding uncharacterized protein: MVLQSAAKDWLYYLPSGSITTWTEMKRIFLEKYFPASRDANIRKKIYGIKQYSGESLHEYWERNMLDASSGGVFVDKTPVQARNLIENMAANSQQFGTVKSDPTPGRNTEVCGICTARGHSTDMCPTLQEGSTEQVNAAGGFPGPPQRKYDPYSNTYNPGWKDHPNLRYGNPQAIQAPPHNPAYRPLYPQKSQHPQETRASIQKLNTQMGQLATAVNMLEALNSNSLPSQTVVNPRENVSAITLRSGKELKVNEEVVKEPVQNKDEQESKVEEDDTIQEAPRGKFSPFSEYKPVAPFPLALKESRKDDGIKGLYELFRRCEVNIPLLDDIKQVPRYDKFLKELCTVKRKQKLKGCQKVELGEQVSTIIQRKVPTKCKDPGMFSIPFKIGDVQLDTAMLDLGASINVMSYSVYASLKLGPLTETGIVIQMADKSTIFPRGVLEDVLVQVDNLVFPADFYVLDIKNNDLNNVNNGTLTMEFDREVVKFHIFYTLQIPDCESVVNNLDVINNLSQEHKKVVNENKVKKVIARPMENFTTESVRSELQAPKKSKKKKQRPKISTKLRKNRLPPPPQSKFQYDSFMMLSDVEEDSVIT; encoded by the exons atggtcttgcag agtgctgctaaggattggctgtaTTACTTGCCCTCTGGTTCCATCACGACGTGGACAGAAATGAAAAGAATCTTTCTGGAGAAATATTTCCCAGCCTCTAGAGATGCGAACATCCGGAAGaaaatctatggaatcaagcaatactccggAGAGTCACTGCATgagtattgggagcg GAATATGCTGGATGCgtccagtggaggagttttcgtGGACAAAACTCCAGTCCAAGCAAGGAATCTGATAGAGAACATGGccgccaattctcaacaatttggaacCGTCAAGAGTGATCCAACACCCGGAAGGAATActgag GTTTGTGGAATTTGCACTGCAAGGGGACATTcgactgacatgtgtcccacacttcaagagggATCGACTGAGCAAGTCAATGCAGCAGGAGGATTTCCCGGACCGCCACAACGGAAGTATGATCCAtactccaacacatacaatcctggttggaaggatcatccaaacctGAGATATGGGAACCCACAAGCAATtcaagcaccaccgcacaatccAGCTTATAGGCCGTTGTACCCCCAAAAATCACAGCATCCTCAA gaaactcgagcaagtatccaaaagTTGAACACTCAAATGGGGCAGTTGGCAACTGCAGTGAACATGTTGGAGGCACTGAATTCGAACAGCTTACCATCACAGACTGTGGTGAATCCGAGGGAGAATGTGAGTGCAATCaccttgaggagtggaaaggagTTGAAGGTTAATGAAGAAGTGGTGAAAGAACCAGTACAGAACAAAGATGAGCAGGAATCCAAGGTAGAGGAGGACGACACAATTCAGGAAGCACCTAGAGGTAAGTTCTCTCCTTTTTCCGAGTATAAACctgtagccccttttcccttagcattgaAAGAGTCTAGGAAAGATGATGGAATTAAGGGGTTGTATGAATTGTTTCGTAGATGCGAGGTAAATATCCCTTTGTTAGATGATATTAAACAAGTACCTCGTtatgataaatttttaaaagaattgtgTACTGTGAAGAGAAAACAAAAGTTAAAGGGATGTCAAaaagttgaattgggagaacaggtCTCTACCATAATTCAAAGAAAGGTacctacaaaatgcaaggatccaggtatgttctcAATTCCTTTCAAGATAGGAGATGTTCAGCTTGATACGGCCATGTTAGATTTAGGAGCGTCGATCAATGTCATGTCATATTCTGTGTATGCTTCCTTAAAACTAGGGCCTTTGACTGaaactggaattgttattcaAATGGCTGATAAATCTACAATTTTTCCAAGAGGAGTTCTAGAAGATGTTCTTGTGCAAGTTGACAATTTGGTCTTTCCGGCTGATTTCTATGTTCTTGATAtcaaaaataatgatttgaata ATGTGAACAATGGCACTCTCACTATGGAGTTTGATAGGGAGGTTGTtaagtttcatattttttatACCCTGCAAATTCCTGattgtgaaagtgttgttaataatCTTGATGTCATTAATAACTTGTCGCAAGAACACAAGAAGGTTGTGAATGAGAATAAAGTTAAGAAGGTTATTGCAAGACCTATGGAGAATTTTACTACTGAAAGTGTTCGTTCTGAACTGCAGGCACCCAAGAAATCCAAGAAGAAGAAGCAAAGACCAAAAATCTCTACAAAACTGCGCAA AAACCGATTGCCGCCACCTCCGCAGTCAAAGTTTCAATATGATTCTTTCATGATGCTGTCAGACGTTGAAGAGGACAGTGTCATcacttaa